A DNA window from Candidatus Saccharibacteria bacterium oral taxon 955 contains the following coding sequences:
- the rplA gene encoding 50S ribosomal protein L1 produces MERRGKNYRKVAEKIDSTKVYNLADALALAIETNPAKFDASVEVHVRLGVDPRQADQNIRATVALPNGTGKDIRVAVFAPEAETAKAVKAGADIAGDEEILKLLDKGELNFDILIATPAYMPKLGKYARLLGPKGLMPNPKSGTVAADVVKAVSEAKAGRVEYRVDKQATIHLSIGKVSFGVDKLKENASAFFASLQSQKPSSLKGSYIKSTAIATTMGPGIKVENQVG; encoded by the coding sequence ATTGAACGTCGCGGCAAGAACTACCGCAAAGTTGCCGAGAAAATTGACAGCACAAAGGTATATAACCTTGCTGACGCATTGGCACTTGCTATTGAAACAAATCCAGCAAAATTTGATGCTAGCGTTGAGGTACACGTTCGCCTCGGTGTCGATCCCCGTCAGGCCGACCAAAATATCCGCGCGACCGTAGCACTGCCAAACGGCACGGGTAAGGATATCCGGGTTGCAGTGTTTGCCCCAGAAGCCGAGACCGCAAAAGCCGTAAAAGCTGGCGCAGATATCGCAGGAGATGAAGAAATCCTAAAACTCCTCGATAAAGGTGAGTTAAACTTTGATATCCTAATTGCAACTCCAGCTTATATGCCAAAACTCGGCAAATACGCGCGTCTGCTCGGGCCAAAGGGCCTCATGCCAAACCCAAAGAGTGGTACAGTTGCCGCTGATGTTGTAAAGGCTGTTTCTGAGGCAAAAGCCGGTAGGGTTGAATACCGAGTTGACAAACAGGCAACAATCCATCTTTCAATCGGCAAGGTAAGCTTCGGCGTGGACAAGCTTAAGGAAAACGCATCGGCCTTCTTTGCCAGCCTTCAAAGCCAAAAACCGTCAAGCCTAAAGGGTAGCTATATCAAGTCGACTGCAATCGCAACCACGATGGGTCCTGGAATCAAGGTAGAAAACCAAGTCGGCTAA
- a CDS encoding deoxycytidine triphosphate deaminase, translated as MSVYSNTEIKTAIREGTIVSVPFEPDHVSEASLDFTLGYYFYKQEVREDNRIYNPFDEEDVAQYFKGPLKAIPHHEWCEQYGYRPFKNIPRDHPIIVLRPGERILAHTHEFIGIRAHGGAAEVRARSSWGRNGVAVCFDAGWVDPGYINRITLEIYNLNKHESVVLPVGERMGQLVFHKTGEVDGDYSRGRGGMSGKYQSTDNLDELIANWRPEAMLPRNHKDLRRKPKKINGLSEGML; from the coding sequence ATGAGCGTTTATAGCAATACCGAAATCAAAACAGCGATTCGTGAAGGTACGATTGTAAGCGTTCCGTTTGAGCCAGACCATGTCAGTGAAGCTAGTCTGGACTTTACGTTAGGCTATTATTTTTATAAACAAGAAGTCCGCGAGGATAATCGCATCTATAATCCGTTCGACGAAGAGGACGTTGCCCAGTACTTCAAAGGACCACTAAAAGCCATACCTCATCACGAATGGTGTGAGCAATACGGCTATCGTCCATTCAAAAATATTCCACGTGACCATCCGATAATCGTCCTGCGTCCCGGTGAACGTATTCTGGCGCACACTCATGAATTTATCGGCATCCGTGCCCACGGTGGAGCCGCCGAAGTGCGTGCTCGATCAAGCTGGGGTCGCAATGGCGTGGCAGTTTGTTTCGACGCTGGTTGGGTAGACCCAGGTTACATCAACCGAATTACCCTCGAGATATACAACTTAAACAAGCACGAGAGTGTCGTATTGCCAGTCGGGGAACGAATGGGGCAGCTAGTGTTTCATAAAACTGGTGAGGTTGATGGAGATTACAGTCGGGGTCGAGGAGGCATGAGCGGCAAATATCAATCAACCGACAACCTAGACGAGCTAATTGCTAATTGGCGACCTGAAGCCATGCTACCTCGTAACCACAAGGATTTGCGCAGAAAACCGAAGAAAATCAACGGATTAAGCGAGGGGATGCTATGA
- a CDS encoding dihydrofolate reductase, with product MKSIVVAYDRARGIGANNDLLWGRDLPADLQHFKDLTAGGSLIMGRKTFESIGRALPGRENIVVTHRPLDAVDVIAVDSLASAYRLAHGNQFIIGGASIYEQALSDVDVVYATEVDQVFPEAEVFFPSLGEDWQERSRESFEADDRNKYPYDFVTYVRIAK from the coding sequence ATGAAAAGCATCGTTGTCGCCTATGATCGTGCCCGAGGTATCGGTGCAAATAATGACCTATTGTGGGGTCGAGATTTACCAGCAGACCTTCAGCATTTCAAGGATCTAACTGCTGGCGGGTCGTTAATCATGGGGCGTAAGACGTTTGAATCGATTGGACGCGCTTTGCCTGGCCGCGAAAATATCGTTGTAACGCATCGTCCGCTTGATGCGGTTGATGTAATCGCGGTCGATAGTCTCGCTTCGGCATATCGGTTAGCACATGGCAATCAGTTTATTATTGGCGGTGCGAGTATCTACGAGCAAGCGCTATCTGATGTTGACGTAGTTTATGCGACGGAAGTCGACCAGGTGTTCCCCGAGGCGGAGGTGTTTTTCCCTTCGCTTGGGGAGGACTGGCAGGAGCGTTCTCGCGAATCATTTGAGGCTGATGACCGTAACAAATATCCTTATGACTTCGTTACCTATGTTCGTATTGCTAAATAG
- a CDS encoding D-alanyl-D-alanine carboxypeptidase family protein — protein MEEPTERPVNQVNKIKKPHFLRRHLILVICIPTLIIASVLFVVITDHRERVTSESRKVALQKELTAIDERAKAVVKEKKLAAQRAEAEARAKAEKDAAEAKKKAATKPAGTAPATPKCDVTNPSSITAVLNKKHCFSPIDWAPTDLVTIKGYPLRREAASQLQALMNAAQAEGLQIDISSAYRSYADQQSTYRYWVNANGSQAAADTISARPGYSEHQTGLVVDLKVGSCYLECFGSTAQYTWLTQHAADYGFIRRYPDGMTSITGYSPESWHWRYVGVAVAKDMKAKGVETMEKYFGISGGDYQ, from the coding sequence ATGGAGGAGCCTACCGAGCGACCAGTCAATCAGGTCAACAAAATCAAGAAACCCCACTTCTTGCGTCGACATCTTATCTTGGTAATTTGTATACCTACTCTAATTATCGCCTCCGTACTATTTGTAGTTATTACCGATCACCGCGAGAGAGTGACATCAGAATCACGCAAGGTCGCACTACAAAAAGAACTGACAGCAATCGATGAACGGGCTAAGGCTGTAGTAAAAGAAAAGAAACTTGCCGCCCAACGAGCTGAAGCAGAGGCTCGAGCAAAGGCAGAGAAGGATGCCGCCGAAGCCAAGAAAAAAGCAGCCACCAAGCCAGCGGGAACCGCACCAGCAACTCCTAAATGTGACGTTACAAATCCATCATCGATAACCGCTGTCCTCAATAAAAAACACTGTTTCTCACCGATAGACTGGGCGCCAACTGACCTAGTAACTATCAAAGGCTATCCTCTTCGCCGCGAGGCTGCCAGCCAACTACAGGCCTTGATGAACGCCGCCCAAGCCGAAGGCTTACAAATCGATATATCAAGCGCCTATCGTTCCTACGCCGACCAACAATCCACCTATCGATACTGGGTCAATGCCAACGGCAGTCAGGCGGCCGCCGATACAATATCAGCACGACCAGGCTACAGCGAGCATCAGACAGGCTTAGTTGTCGATCTGAAAGTAGGCTCATGCTACCTCGAGTGTTTCGGCTCAACCGCCCAATACACCTGGCTCACTCAACATGCGGCTGACTATGGCTTTATTCGACGATATCCCGACGGAATGACCAGCATAACTGGCTACAGTCCAGAGTCATGGCATTGGCGCTATGTCGGCGTCGCCGTTGCCAAAGATATGAAAGCAAAAGGTGTCGAAACCATGGAAAAGTACTTTGGTATAAGTGGCGGTGATTATCAATAG
- a CDS encoding LysM peptidoglycan-binding domain-containing protein gives MRFNKTVTVVAFALALTVFGGHNAYATDTKQTLEPGKDSQAHTNTNANTKVDVTVNAGDTLTAIAKAHHTTVEAVMAENSITNANLVEPGQVIKVTPGKEQLIDKYDKLQAAASAFMTPPAPAPQPAATKVVAQTATTYTTRRYSSAPTSSSSRYVGNGMWCTDYVHSRRPDVAVYGNAGYNWIGSAQAAGKATGSAPQAGAVAVTNGHVAYVESVNPDGTYVVSEMGWNYKRGSYNKRTVSPGTFGKFIY, from the coding sequence ATGCGTTTCAACAAGACAGTGACGGTGGTCGCCTTTGCGCTTGCCCTCACCGTATTTGGCGGACACAATGCTTACGCCACAGACACCAAACAAACCCTGGAGCCTGGCAAAGATAGCCAAGCTCACACAAATACTAACGCTAACACGAAAGTTGATGTGACGGTAAACGCCGGCGACACGCTAACTGCTATTGCCAAGGCGCATCACACGACGGTTGAAGCAGTGATGGCTGAAAACAGTATCACTAACGCAAACCTTGTCGAGCCAGGTCAAGTGATCAAAGTCACGCCTGGCAAAGAACAGCTCATTGACAAGTACGACAAGCTTCAGGCCGCGGCCAGCGCGTTTATGACGCCTCCTGCACCTGCGCCACAGCCGGCTGCGACAAAGGTTGTCGCGCAAACTGCGACGACATACACAACACGTCGTTATTCATCAGCGCCAACCAGTTCAAGTAGCCGATATGTCGGTAACGGTATGTGGTGCACTGACTACGTTCACTCGCGCCGTCCAGATGTTGCTGTCTATGGTAATGCTGGTTATAACTGGATAGGCTCGGCGCAGGCGGCCGGTAAGGCAACTGGTTCAGCGCCCCAGGCGGGAGCAGTAGCTGTAACAAATGGTCACGTTGCTTATGTTGAATCAGTTAATCCAGACGGTACATATGTCGTTTCTGAGATGGGCTGGAATTATAAGCGAGGAAGCTACAACAAGCGAACTGTTAGCCCCGGTACATTTGGTAAGTTTATCTACTAG
- a CDS encoding thymidylate synthase: MKETLRPSHEDQYLDLAESILLDGETRDDRTGVGTRELFGVQMKYDLRQGFPALTTRKVPFGTVASELAWMLHGDTNLRYLAEHKNHIWDEWPFVSYLRRTNQTVPKQGSEEWSTKKSAYLEKILNDDQFASEYGDLGPIYGHQWRAWEGYDGQPIDQLRNVQEAIRNEDRSMGRRLIVSAWNAAQIEEMSKSGLPPCHTLFQFNASDQRNPETGKKYLDMQLYQRSADWFLGVPFNMAQYAMMLSAMAQTTGRTPRYFTHTFGSAHIYNNHIDQIKEQLSRRNETYPAPRLELNPEITDIGDFDAKDFKVVDYQSHPSIRAQIAI; this comes from the coding sequence ATGAAAGAAACATTACGACCGAGCCATGAGGATCAGTATCTCGATCTAGCCGAAAGCATATTGCTCGACGGAGAAACGAGGGACGATCGCACCGGTGTTGGAACTCGAGAGTTATTTGGTGTACAGATGAAATACGACCTGCGCCAGGGATTTCCGGCGCTTACGACCAGAAAAGTGCCGTTTGGCACTGTCGCTTCTGAACTAGCCTGGATGCTTCATGGCGACACAAACCTCCGCTACCTAGCTGAGCACAAAAACCACATCTGGGACGAATGGCCATTTGTATCATATTTACGCCGGACAAACCAAACCGTCCCGAAGCAAGGTTCAGAAGAGTGGAGCACCAAAAAGTCTGCTTATCTAGAAAAAATTCTCAACGATGATCAATTTGCGTCAGAATACGGTGACCTAGGACCAATTTATGGCCATCAATGGCGTGCCTGGGAAGGCTATGACGGTCAGCCAATCGATCAGCTGAGAAATGTCCAGGAAGCAATCCGAAACGAAGACCGCAGTATGGGGCGTCGTCTAATCGTCAGTGCATGGAATGCAGCACAAATCGAAGAAATGAGTAAAAGCGGTTTACCACCATGCCATACTCTATTTCAGTTCAACGCATCAGATCAACGCAATCCAGAGACGGGCAAAAAATACCTCGATATGCAGCTCTATCAACGAAGTGCAGATTGGTTCTTGGGCGTACCATTCAATATGGCGCAGTATGCGATGATGCTGAGCGCCATGGCGCAAACTACCGGTCGTACACCGCGCTATTTCACACATACATTTGGCAGTGCACATATATACAATAATCACATCGATCAGATAAAGGAGCAATTGTCGCGCCGTAACGAAACCTACCCAGCACCACGACTAGAACTCAATCCTGAAATTACCGATATTGGTGATTTTGACGCCAAAGATTTCAAGGTTGTCGATTATCAATCGCACCCATCAATTCGTGCACAAATTGCTATTTAG